One part of the Chryseobacterium sp. 7 genome encodes these proteins:
- a CDS encoding SDR family oxidoreductase, with protein MTIIITGTSSGIGFALAEYFGKKGHQVYGLSRKHTESQYFKSIPTDVTDNTAVQNAITEVLKTETKIDVLINNAGMGMVGAVEDSTKEDILKLFSLNLAGPVQMMSAVLPNMREHKFGKIINVSSIGSEMGLPFRGFYSASKSALDKVTEAMRYEVYPWNIDVCSLHLGDIKTNIADNRVIAKVSQPYKNVFDKVYALMNSHVNDGTEPLEVADYIEKLLAKNKWKAHYYFGKFGQKIGVPLKWILPQGTYENLMKKYNKLD; from the coding sequence ATGACCATCATTATAACAGGAACCTCATCAGGAATCGGGTTTGCATTGGCCGAATATTTTGGTAAGAAAGGACATCAAGTATATGGATTAAGCAGAAAGCACACAGAAAGCCAGTACTTCAAATCTATCCCTACAGATGTTACCGATAACACTGCTGTCCAGAATGCCATCACTGAAGTTTTAAAAACAGAAACTAAAATTGATGTTCTGATCAATAATGCCGGAATGGGAATGGTAGGCGCCGTGGAAGATTCTACCAAAGAAGATATTCTGAAACTTTTCAGCCTGAATCTTGCCGGACCTGTGCAAATGATGAGCGCCGTTCTTCCAAACATGCGTGAGCACAAATTTGGAAAGATCATCAATGTTTCAAGTATTGGAAGTGAAATGGGGCTGCCTTTCCGTGGATTTTATTCCGCTTCAAAATCGGCACTGGATAAAGTAACGGAAGCGATGAGGTATGAAGTGTACCCGTGGAATATTGATGTATGCTCGCTGCATTTGGGAGATATTAAAACCAATATTGCAGACAACAGAGTGATAGCAAAGGTTTCCCAGCCTTATAAAAATGTTTTTGACAAAGTATACGCGCTGATGAATTCTCATGTGAATGACGGAACTGAGCCTTTGGAAGTTGCAGATTACATTGAAAAACTTTTAGCAAAAAATAAATGGAAAGCTCATTATTATTTTGGTAAATTCGGGCAGAAAATCGGAGTTCCCTTGAAATGGATTCTTCCACAGGGAACTTATGAAAATTTGATGAAGAAATATAATAAACTGGACTAG
- a CDS encoding SusC/RagA family TonB-linked outer membrane protein yields MKKTLATFAVFLLPLYFSAQEINITGNVKSENGSSVSGVNITDKNTGKTATTDENGNFTISANPKDILEFFAPDFSVYTVEVSSKKQYSVVLKKPNEKQIEGIVITALGIAKKKEKIGYSTQEVGTKQFETITTPSIGNLFSGQVAGLNVSNPTGMQQAPQFTLRGNSNLVFVIDGVIVEREVFQNLDPNNIENINVLKGATASALYGSRGRYGAVLITTKNAKKKGFSVEFSQNTMITGGFTNLPKTQTEYGNGSHGKYEFWDGADGGVNDGDMIWGPKFVPGLQIAQWNSPIRDKVTGQVVPWYGAVTGTQYDDKSRYERVPIDWKYHDNLSTFLKPAVINNNNFAISYRDNKDIYRFSGNFMNYDDRVPNSYLQKYGINFSSENHLGDKLIFDTKFNFNQAFTPNIPNYDYNPSGHMYTILIWMGGDVDGKALKNHMWIPGREGRAQANWNYAWYNNPWFGAEYYKNQNRTNIINAQTGLEYKATQDLSVKGKISLVENHSKTEVLSPYSYFNYSAPRSGGYILKDNKTWNLNYDVLATYKKKISENFDFTINAGGSAFYYKNNNNERSTDGLKIPEVYSFENSIGALKNYSYLKEKLIYSAYSTIDIGLYNAFFINISGRNDWSSTLPKANRSYFYPSASISAVISNLVKLPESVNMLKLSASWAKVAYDFQPYSIRNYYLNNQGITFNGNPTYYYPTTLNVENSLKPEQTKSYELGLSAGFLNNRITLDATYFRTLDYNNILQFPAAESSGFTSQYVNGNEYTTKGFEVSLGLVPVKTADFSWKTLINWSTYEQKLTSIYDNMPNYKNIKLGERMDSYYDYTWQKSPDGKVILDANTGMPTRANAPSNLGHFNPDWTFGFNNTFKYKKFTLNIGIDGSIGGVMRSQVVEKMWWGGKHPNSVAYRDLEYANPGTYYFVPDGVNYNPATGQYTPHTKAISFQDWAQNYPYQARVTQDESEEFANVFDRTFVKLRSVVLEYDFSSLLNPRGMVKGFTANISAYNLAMWKKSKNLYSDPDFQAKTENDIQDPSSRWFGIGFNLKF; encoded by the coding sequence ATGAAGAAGACTCTAGCCACTTTTGCCGTTTTTTTACTTCCCCTTTATTTTTCTGCTCAGGAAATCAATATTACAGGAAATGTAAAATCTGAAAACGGTTCTAGTGTTTCCGGTGTGAACATCACCGACAAAAACACAGGAAAGACTGCTACTACAGATGAAAATGGTAATTTCACCATTTCTGCAAACCCCAAAGACATTCTTGAGTTTTTTGCTCCTGATTTTTCTGTTTATACCGTTGAGGTTTCTTCCAAAAAACAGTATTCCGTTGTCTTAAAAAAGCCAAATGAGAAACAGATTGAAGGTATTGTGATTACGGCATTAGGTATTGCCAAAAAGAAAGAAAAAATTGGATATTCTACTCAGGAAGTGGGAACGAAACAATTTGAAACCATCACCACGCCAAGTATTGGAAATTTATTCTCCGGACAGGTAGCAGGTCTGAACGTTTCTAACCCAACGGGAATGCAGCAGGCACCACAGTTTACATTGAGAGGAAACTCCAATCTGGTTTTTGTAATTGACGGTGTGATTGTTGAAAGAGAGGTTTTCCAGAATTTAGATCCTAACAACATTGAAAACATCAATGTATTGAAAGGAGCTACCGCTTCGGCTTTATATGGTTCAAGAGGCCGTTACGGAGCTGTTTTGATTACCACTAAAAATGCTAAGAAGAAAGGATTTTCTGTAGAATTTTCTCAGAACACCATGATCACCGGAGGGTTCACCAATCTTCCAAAAACCCAGACTGAATATGGAAACGGCTCTCATGGAAAATATGAATTCTGGGATGGAGCCGATGGCGGGGTGAATGATGGAGATATGATCTGGGGGCCAAAATTTGTTCCCGGTTTACAGATTGCCCAATGGAACAGTCCTATCAGAGATAAAGTGACCGGACAGGTAGTTCCGTGGTACGGAGCTGTGACAGGAACTCAATATGATGATAAATCAAGATATGAAAGGGTTCCGATCGATTGGAAATACCATGATAACTTAAGTACATTCTTAAAGCCGGCGGTTATCAACAATAATAATTTTGCGATCAGCTACAGAGATAATAAAGATATATACAGGTTCTCCGGAAACTTCATGAATTATGATGACAGAGTTCCCAACTCTTATCTTCAGAAATATGGAATCAACTTCTCTTCTGAAAACCATCTTGGAGATAAATTAATCTTTGATACAAAATTCAATTTCAACCAGGCTTTTACCCCTAATATCCCGAACTACGATTACAACCCAAGCGGGCACATGTATACTATTCTGATCTGGATGGGAGGCGATGTAGACGGAAAAGCCCTGAAAAACCATATGTGGATTCCGGGAAGAGAAGGAAGAGCACAAGCCAACTGGAACTATGCATGGTACAACAACCCTTGGTTCGGAGCTGAATATTATAAAAATCAGAACAGAACCAATATCATCAATGCACAGACAGGCTTAGAGTATAAAGCTACCCAGGATCTTTCGGTAAAAGGGAAAATATCTCTTGTGGAAAACCACAGCAAAACGGAAGTATTGAGTCCTTATTCTTACTTCAATTATAGTGCGCCAAGAAGTGGAGGTTATATTTTAAAAGACAATAAAACCTGGAATCTTAACTACGATGTCCTTGCCACTTACAAGAAAAAAATATCCGAAAATTTTGATTTTACTATCAATGCAGGAGGTTCAGCTTTCTATTATAAAAACAATAATAACGAAAGATCTACGGACGGATTAAAAATTCCTGAAGTCTACTCCTTTGAAAACTCTATCGGAGCACTGAAAAATTATTCCTATCTGAAGGAAAAGCTGATTTACAGTGCTTACTCAACGATTGACATTGGTTTGTACAATGCTTTCTTCATCAATATTTCAGGACGTAACGACTGGTCTTCTACGCTGCCTAAGGCCAACAGGTCTTACTTCTATCCTTCTGCATCCATCAGTGCCGTTATTTCAAATCTGGTAAAACTGCCGGAGTCTGTCAATATGCTGAAGCTGTCTGCTTCATGGGCAAAAGTAGCGTATGACTTCCAGCCTTACTCTATCAGAAATTATTATCTGAATAACCAGGGAATTACTTTCAACGGAAATCCTACGTATTATTATCCAACCACTCTGAATGTGGAAAATTCTTTGAAACCGGAACAGACAAAATCTTATGAATTAGGGTTAAGCGCCGGTTTCCTGAATAACAGAATTACCTTAGACGCTACTTATTTCAGAACATTAGATTATAATAATATTCTTCAGTTCCCTGCTGCTGAATCCTCTGGTTTCACTTCACAATATGTAAACGGAAATGAATATACTACGAAAGGTTTTGAAGTTTCTCTTGGCTTAGTTCCGGTAAAAACTGCTGATTTCAGCTGGAAAACCTTGATCAACTGGAGTACTTACGAACAAAAGCTGACTTCCATTTATGACAATATGCCGAATTACAAAAACATTAAGTTGGGCGAAAGAATGGACAGTTATTATGATTATACATGGCAAAAATCTCCGGATGGAAAAGTCATTCTGGATGCCAACACAGGAATGCCGACAAGAGCTAATGCACCAAGTAATCTGGGACATTTCAATCCGGATTGGACTTTCGGTTTCAACAACACTTTCAAATACAAGAAATTTACATTAAATATCGGAATTGACGGAAGCATCGGAGGGGTCATGAGATCGCAGGTAGTCGAAAAAATGTGGTGGGGAGGAAAGCATCCTAATTCTGTAGCTTACAGGGATCTTGAGTATGCCAATCCGGGAACGTACTATTTTGTACCGGATGGGGTTAATTATAATCCGGCAACAGGTCAGTATACCCCACACACCAAAGCCATCAGTTTCCAGGACTGGGCACAGAATTATCCATATCAGGCAAGGGTAACGCAGGATGAGAGTGAAGAGTTTGCTAACGTTTTCGACAGAACTTTCGTGAAGCTTAGATCTGTAGTTCTGGAATACGATTTCTCTTCATTATTAAACCCAAGAGGAATGGTAAAAGGCTTTACAGCCAATATCTCTGCTTATAACCTGGCGATGTGGAAAAAATCAAAGAATCTTTATTCTGATCCTGATTTCCAGGCAAAAACGGAGAATGATATTCAGGATCCTTCCAGCAGATGGTTCGGAATCGGTTTTAATCTTAAGTTTTAA
- a CDS encoding SusD/RagB family nutrient-binding outer membrane lipoprotein: protein MKNNINKAKGKTAKGLMKSMFAAGLLTLASCESNLDKINENPNDQASIDPKFLLTYVEKYTFQVNGDNMYASRMMIGTDGENSYQYMKWNDASFEVYTKGLLNTGKMMQEAEKTNNKNYAAIGKFLRAYHFFNISLKVGSAPYSEAAKGESGITQPKYDTQEAIMSGILSELKEANDLINTNDKIEGDIVYNGDAMKWKKLINSFRLKVLITLSKKTTVGNYNIATEFAAIAGSQSLMTSIADNGELKFADAADSRYTMFNNSGYGSSLYMADYFINLFKDRHDPRLFTFAAQTTGAKEAGKAITDYTGYNGGNPISPYSDNAALITAKNISKVNDRFYKDPTNEPASVLSYSELEFILAEATARGWISGSAKTHYDNAVKASFNFYQTYVKNSGQYFSGFDVNQYLTTPLVVYNNADPLQTQLEKIMTQKYMTMFHQAQWTSYYDYLRTGYPNYPLKAGVAAPFRFRYPQSEYSYNSNNLKAALAAQYGGNDNINSKPWWLQ, encoded by the coding sequence ATGAAAAATAATATAAACAAAGCAAAAGGAAAAACAGCGAAAGGATTAATGAAGAGTATGTTTGCTGCCGGACTTCTGACATTGGCTTCATGCGAATCCAACCTTGATAAGATCAATGAAAACCCTAATGATCAGGCAAGCATTGATCCTAAATTTCTTCTTACCTATGTGGAAAAATATACGTTTCAGGTAAACGGTGATAATATGTACGCTTCAAGGATGATGATTGGTACTGATGGTGAAAATTCATACCAGTATATGAAATGGAATGATGCCTCTTTTGAAGTCTATACAAAAGGACTTCTGAATACCGGAAAAATGATGCAGGAAGCGGAAAAAACCAACAATAAAAACTATGCTGCCATTGGTAAATTTCTGAGAGCCTATCATTTTTTCAATATCAGTTTAAAAGTAGGAAGTGCTCCTTATTCTGAAGCGGCAAAAGGAGAATCCGGAATTACACAGCCTAAATATGATACCCAGGAAGCCATCATGTCCGGAATTTTATCAGAATTAAAAGAAGCCAATGATCTTATTAATACCAATGATAAAATTGAAGGCGACATTGTATACAACGGAGATGCTATGAAATGGAAAAAACTGATCAATTCTTTCCGTCTGAAGGTTTTAATCACGCTTTCTAAAAAGACAACCGTAGGAAATTATAATATTGCTACAGAATTTGCTGCTATTGCAGGAAGCCAGTCTCTTATGACTTCTATTGCAGACAATGGTGAGCTTAAATTTGCTGATGCTGCGGACAGCAGATATACCATGTTTAACAACAGCGGATATGGTTCCAGCTTGTATATGGCAGATTATTTCATTAATCTATTCAAAGACAGACATGATCCACGTTTGTTCACTTTTGCAGCACAAACTACAGGAGCGAAAGAAGCAGGAAAAGCCATCACAGATTACACGGGATACAACGGAGGAAACCCTATCTCACCTTATTCTGACAACGCTGCACTGATCACGGCAAAAAATATTTCTAAAGTAAACGACCGTTTCTATAAAGATCCTACCAATGAGCCAGCTTCTGTATTAAGTTATTCAGAACTTGAATTTATTTTGGCTGAAGCTACAGCAAGAGGCTGGATTTCCGGGTCGGCAAAAACGCATTATGACAATGCCGTTAAAGCCAGTTTCAATTTTTATCAAACCTATGTAAAAAATTCGGGACAATATTTCTCAGGGTTTGATGTGAACCAATATCTGACAACGCCTTTGGTAGTTTACAACAATGCAGATCCCCTTCAGACACAGCTTGAAAAAATCATGACTCAAAAGTACATGACGATGTTTCACCAAGCGCAGTGGACCTCTTATTATGATTATCTGAGAACGGGATATCCAAACTATCCTCTAAAAGCAGGAGTAGCAGCGCCTTTCAGGTTCAGATATCCGCAATCGGAATACAGCTATAACAGCAACAATTTAAAAGCTGCTCTGGCTGCTCAGTACGGAGGAAATGACAATATCAACTCCAAACCTTGGTGGTTACAATAG
- a CDS encoding phosphocholine-specific phospholipase C translates to MNRREFLEKSSLLLAGLGTSSVLHPSILKALAIDPAAQSTFYDAEHVVILMQENRSFDHAFGALKGVRGFLDKRAFVKQDGHSVFFQKNDEGKYASPARLDLRNTKSTWMSSLPHSWADQQKALNKGKFDQWLQAKASGNKDYKNIPLTLGYYNREDLPFYYQLADAFTIFDQYFCSSLTGTTPNRLFLWSGTLREQQNGKVKANVVNENIDYDKARQAKWKSFPEILEQQNVSWRIYQNEISLPKGMSGEQEAWLSNFTDNPIEWFSKFNVKFSKGYYQNIPNIISYLKQEIEKNPNQKERLEAMLAEVQEDQIKYHPDNYSKLSKEEKNLHEKAFTTNVNDPDYWKLEIGKDENGERLVVPEGDVLFQFRKDVEEKKLPLVSWLVAPEHFSDHPGSPWYGAWYISEVLNILTKDPETWKKTIFIINYDENDGYFDHVLPFAPPVNPNQPVDINGKEGVEYVDKSQEYMSNSSLKSYEKVEGTVGLGYRVPMIIASPWTKGGFVNSEVSDHTSVLQFLEKFIMKKFNKNVHVDNISDWRRAICGDLTSAFNSSSVKAPKMDYLNQKDYAKTINAAKNKPVPNLKWYSENELHENLLEIQERGLKPSNPLPYHFHVNLEGEKIKMVNLKESGIPLLVYDRTQFNSNNYHFSYALYAKQELSHPVQSGAYDYEIFGPNGFFRKFKGQNIPELEVILVNMTAKSQIELIIRNHKKNAISIQFEDLYGKTRKTIAVQQKPEEKIIIDLDKNKGWYDLKLTINDHLWHFAGRIETGKVSVSDPHWA, encoded by the coding sequence ATGAACAGAAGAGAATTTTTAGAAAAATCAAGTCTTTTATTAGCTGGATTAGGAACTTCAAGTGTTCTTCATCCTTCCATTTTAAAAGCTCTAGCCATTGATCCGGCTGCCCAGTCTACATTTTATGATGCAGAACATGTCGTAATCCTGATGCAGGAGAATCGTTCATTTGATCATGCATTTGGTGCTCTGAAAGGAGTAAGAGGCTTTCTGGATAAAAGAGCGTTTGTAAAACAGGATGGTCATTCCGTATTCTTTCAAAAGAATGATGAAGGAAAATATGCCTCCCCTGCCCGTCTGGATTTAAGAAATACAAAATCAACGTGGATGAGCTCACTTCCACATTCATGGGCGGATCAACAGAAAGCACTGAACAAAGGTAAATTTGACCAATGGCTGCAGGCTAAAGCATCAGGAAATAAAGATTACAAAAATATTCCGCTGACACTGGGTTATTATAATCGTGAAGACCTTCCGTTCTATTATCAGCTGGCGGATGCATTTACCATATTTGATCAGTATTTCTGTTCTTCACTTACCGGAACTACTCCTAACAGACTTTTCCTTTGGTCCGGAACATTGAGAGAGCAGCAAAACGGAAAAGTAAAAGCCAATGTTGTGAATGAAAATATTGATTATGACAAAGCAAGACAGGCAAAATGGAAAAGCTTTCCGGAAATTTTAGAACAGCAGAATGTTTCGTGGAGAATTTATCAGAATGAAATCAGTCTTCCAAAAGGAATGTCCGGCGAACAGGAGGCATGGCTAAGTAATTTTACCGATAACCCGATTGAGTGGTTTTCAAAATTCAATGTGAAGTTTTCAAAAGGATACTATCAGAATATTCCCAATATCATTTCCTATCTGAAACAGGAAATTGAAAAGAATCCTAATCAGAAAGAAAGACTGGAAGCAATGCTGGCTGAAGTTCAGGAAGATCAGATAAAATACCATCCGGATAATTATTCAAAACTTTCAAAAGAAGAAAAAAACCTTCACGAAAAGGCTTTTACGACCAATGTTAATGATCCTGATTACTGGAAACTGGAAATCGGAAAAGATGAAAACGGAGAAAGACTGGTTGTACCGGAAGGTGACGTTCTGTTCCAGTTCCGAAAAGATGTGGAGGAGAAAAAACTTCCGTTAGTTTCATGGCTGGTAGCGCCTGAACACTTCTCAGACCATCCGGGATCACCTTGGTACGGAGCATGGTATATTTCCGAGGTTTTAAATATTCTTACCAAAGATCCTGAAACCTGGAAGAAAACAATATTTATCATCAATTACGATGAAAATGATGGATATTTCGATCATGTATTGCCTTTCGCTCCACCTGTGAACCCAAACCAGCCCGTAGACATAAACGGAAAAGAAGGTGTAGAATATGTGGATAAATCTCAGGAATACATGAGCAATTCTTCTTTAAAAAGCTATGAAAAAGTGGAAGGAACTGTTGGTTTAGGTTACAGAGTTCCAATGATTATTGCTTCACCGTGGACCAAAGGAGGTTTTGTAAATTCTGAAGTATCGGATCATACTTCTGTGCTGCAGTTTCTGGAGAAATTCATTATGAAGAAATTCAATAAGAATGTACATGTAGATAATATCAGTGACTGGAGGAGAGCGATATGCGGAGATCTTACGTCTGCGTTCAATTCTTCAAGTGTAAAGGCTCCAAAAATGGATTATCTGAATCAGAAAGATTATGCTAAAACCATCAATGCTGCTAAAAATAAACCTGTTCCCAATCTGAAATGGTATTCTGAAAATGAACTCCACGAGAATTTGCTTGAAATTCAGGAAAGAGGTTTGAAACCATCCAATCCGCTTCCTTATCATTTCCATGTCAATTTGGAAGGTGAAAAGATCAAAATGGTGAATTTAAAAGAAAGTGGAATTCCGCTTTTAGTGTATGACAGAACTCAATTTAATAGTAATAATTATCATTTTTCATACGCGCTTTATGCAAAGCAGGAACTATCTCATCCTGTACAATCCGGAGCCTATGATTATGAAATTTTCGGTCCCAACGGCTTTTTTAGGAAATTTAAAGGCCAGAATATCCCGGAGTTGGAGGTAATTTTGGTGAATATGACAGCAAAAAGTCAGATTGAGCTGATCATCAGAAACCATAAAAAGAACGCAATTTCCATACAGTTTGAAGATCTCTATGGAAAAACGAGAAAGACAATTGCTGTACAACAAAAGCCTGAAGAAAAAATCATCATTGATCTTGATAAAAACAAAGGCTGGTATGATTTGAAATTAACGATTAATGATCATCTATGGCATTTTGCAGGAAGAATAGAGACCGGAAAAGTTTCTGTTTCTGATCCGCACTGGGCGTAG
- a CDS encoding WxL protein host-binding domain-containing protein, with protein MMTKRILLLITLILQFSFLHAGIVILNGLTHSYKIENGKVYKGKVSIENTSSNPQSVKLFLQDFAYHADGTINYTALRTNKRSNGEWIKLNTNLVTLKGKEKTEVLYEITIPNQVVDPGSYWSVIIVEPVEDIKPSDNKPGVSITSVIRYAIQVITDFEAEKAKPDLKFESVKVEKQEGKQTAKIAIANNGNLYCKPTTTIEIYNRKTGEKVGTYSSLTMGLLPDTSKTFYIDISKIPPDKYRAAIIATDEEENAFALNVELEVKND; from the coding sequence ATGATGACAAAGCGTATTCTTCTTTTGATCACCCTGATTTTGCAGTTCAGCTTTTTACATGCCGGCATTGTGATTCTCAACGGGCTTACGCATTCTTATAAAATAGAAAACGGGAAAGTATACAAGGGAAAAGTTTCCATTGAAAACACGAGCAGCAATCCTCAAAGTGTAAAACTATTCTTACAGGATTTTGCTTACCATGCAGATGGAACCATTAATTATACAGCATTACGCACCAATAAACGCTCTAATGGAGAATGGATAAAGCTCAACACCAATCTGGTTACCCTTAAAGGCAAGGAAAAGACAGAGGTGCTTTATGAAATTACCATTCCTAATCAGGTAGTAGATCCCGGAAGCTATTGGAGTGTCATCATTGTAGAACCGGTAGAGGATATAAAACCCAGCGATAATAAACCGGGAGTGAGCATCACTTCTGTAATACGATATGCCATTCAGGTGATTACAGATTTTGAAGCAGAAAAAGCCAAACCGGACCTTAAGTTTGAAAGTGTAAAGGTAGAAAAGCAGGAAGGTAAACAAACAGCAAAGATAGCCATTGCCAATAACGGTAATCTTTATTGTAAACCCACAACAACCATTGAAATCTATAACCGTAAAACGGGTGAAAAAGTAGGAACTTATTCAAGTTTAACGATGGGGCTGTTGCCAGATACCTCCAAAACATTTTACATAGATATCAGCAAAATACCACCGGACAAATACAGAGCCGCCATAATAGCTACGGATGAAGAGGAGAATGCATTTGCACTCAATGTTGAATTAGAAGTAAAAAATGATTAG